The following is a genomic window from Hymenobacter sp. APR13.
CGCATTTATACCAGAAATGTCTTTTTCCAGGTAAGCCAAAAACTCGTTCAGCTTGTCCTCAAAGCTGCCAGGTGCATCAGTTGCTTCGTAAGACAAGCTGCTGTAGCTGTACCTCCACTGATTGTTCGGAAACCAGTCGCCTTTTTTAATTATTTCAGTCGGTGGCAGTTGCGTCAGGCTCAGCAGAAACTCGCTGTCGAACTCCTCCGAAGTGGCCAAGTAGGATAACCCAATGCGTGGCTCAGTAAGCACCGCATTAATTTCAATGGCCCCTGCTATATCGAACTCAACACCAATGTAGAAAGGCTCGCCTTTTACGGCTACGTATACAGTTGCCCGGCCAATATCCTGCTTGACAACAATGCCTTCCAGCTTGGGAAGTTGTTCAACGAGTTCCACTTCCATACATTCTAACAGCTGCTTGGTCATTTCCCAGGTTGGCGTGAGCAACTCCTGGGTAGCGAGTCTGATTAGGGTTTTCCTCATAATATTCTGCTGAGTAACTATTCAACGAGGTGGAAATCCCAGCTCTCCGCCACGCATTCGAAAGTGTTGTCTCTCAGAAAAAACACAAAGTGGTGAAGCTGAGTGGAGCCAGCGACTGACCCAAGAGTAAGGGCATACTGCGGGAAGTCAGCCTGCCAGTCGGTAAACAGCTCATAAAACTCTCCCCACGGCAATTGTTGGTCGTTGTAGCGGTGCTGCCCTCTGTGATAGCCTTCATCATTCAGCGTATTGAAGGAGTATTTGTGACAGTTCCGGAACGTCAGACACGCCTTGTCGCCTTCCTGAAATTGCTCGAACTGGAAGGCATTCAGGCGAAACTCAAGCCGCAAGGTTTGTCCCGCAGCAGTTAGGTGGGGCTCCGGAGCATTCGGGTCAGCATTCCAGTTGTGGTTGAGCTGTTGGTAGCGCACAGTATAGCTTGTTGTAGAGTAGTCAGAATTGCATCGTCTCAAACCCGTACCTTTGCGGCCTCAAGCCCCGCAAAGTAGGATGATTTCCATTACCGACCTCGACTTCCATTTCGGCTCCCGTACGCTCTACGACAAGGCCAGCCTCCATATCAAACCCAAGGATAAGATTGGCCTGATCGGGCTCAACGGCCGGGGCAAATCCACGCTGCTGCGCATTCTGGTGGGCGAATACAAGCCCGATGGCGGCAGCATCTCCATGAGCAAGGACGTGAGCCTGGGCTTCCTCAACCAGGATCTGCTCAGCTACGACTCGCACGAGTCCATCCTGGTGGTGGCCATGCAGGCCTTCTCGGAGGCCCTGGATCTGCAGAAGAAGATCGATGCCATTCTGGTGGAGTTCGAAACCAACTACACCGACGATTTGGTGGAGAAGCTGGCTGATCTGCAGGAGCGGTTCGAGTCGCTGGGCGGCTACACCATGCAGGCCCGCACCGAGGAGATTCTGGAAGGTCTGGGCTTCACTACCGAGGAGCTGCAGCGCCCGCTGAAGCTGTTTTCGGGTGGCTGGCGCATGCGCGTGATGCTGGCCAAAATCCTGCTCCAGCAACCCTCGCTGCTGCTGCTCGACGAACCAACCAACCACTTGGACTTGCCCTCCATCAAGTGGATTGAAAACTACCTGGCCGGCTACGAAGGTGCCGTTATCATCGTGAGCCACGACCGGGAATTCCTGGACCGCACCACCAACACCACCGTGGAAGTGACTGGCGGCAAGCTGGTGCCGTACGCCGGCAACTACTCGTTCTACCTCGAAGAAAAGGAGGAGCGCAACGCCATTCAGAAGGGCGCCTTCGAGAACCAGCAGGCCCAGATCAAGCAGGCCGAGCGGTTCATCGAGCGGTTCAAGGCCAAGGCCAGCAAAGCCAAGCAGGCCCAGAGCCGCGTGAAGGCGCTGGACAAGCTGGAGCGTATCGAGGACGTGGCCGGCGACGACGCCAAGGTGAATATCAAGTTCAACTTCACCGTCACGCCCGGCCGCCACATTCTGCGCATGGAGCACGTGGGCAAGAAGTACGGCGAGAAGCTCATCTTCCGTGACACGCACGTGCACATCGAGCGGGGCGACAAAATTGCCCTTATCGGGGCCAACGGCAAGGGCAAATCCACGCTGATGCGGCTGGTAGCGGGGCAGGAGGCGCCTACCAACGGCAATCACCAGATGGGCCACAACGTGATTATGTCGTTCTACGCTCAGCACCAGCTGGAGAGCCTGCGCATCGAAAACGAGATTCTGCAGGAGATGGTGGAGGCCGGCTCACGGCGCTCGGAAATGGAGTTGCGCTCGGTGCTGGGCTCGTTCCTGTTCACCGGCGACGAAGTGTACAAGAAAATCAAGGTGCTTTCGGGCGGCGAGAAAAGCCGCGTGGCGCTGGCCAAAACCCTGATTTCGGAAGCCAACTTCCTGCTACTCGACGAACCGACCAACCACCTGGATATGCAGTCGGTCAACATCCTGATCCAGGCGCTTGATCAGTACCAGGGCACCTACATCGTGATTAGTCACGACCGGTTCTTCGTGGAGAACGTGGCCAACAAGATCTGGTACATCGAGGACTTCCAGTTGAAGGAGTACCCCGGCACCTACGCCGAGTACGAGCAGTGGCAGGAAGACCGCGAGAAGGCCGCCAAGAAAGCCGGCCTGCCTTCGCCTTCGGCCCCCAAGCCGCTGCCGAAAGAGGAGAAGAAGGTAGAAGCCGCGCCCGCCAAAACTCCTTCGCCCGACCAGAAAAAGGCCCTGAAGGAGCTGGCCGAAGTGGAAAAGAAGATTGACGAGCGGGAAAAGGAGCTAGCCGTGTACGAAAAGCAGCTCGCTGACCCCCAGATCTACCAGAACGCCGCCCAGCTCAAGGATGCCACCCTCAAGTTCGAGCAGGTGAAAAAAGAGTTGGCCCAGCTCAACGACCGTTGGGAAATGCTGGCTGAAATGTAATCTGCCCCGATAACGCAAAAAACGCCCCGCCGGAAGCCTAGTGCTGCCGGCGGGGCGTTTTTTGTGCTATTTAGGGTGAAGGGTTGAAGCTGGAAATGTCCGTCATGCTGAGCTTGCCGAAGCATCTCTACCGCCCTAGTTGAACGATACGAGCGAAGTAGTGCGGAGAAGTAAGGAGGGCGGCAGTAGCGCGAACTGTGTAGTTCGTGCCCCAGAACGACAACCATCCGAACGGCGCGGGGCGCGAACTACACAGTTCGCGCTACTATTTGCCGCCCGCACCGCAACTCGTCAGGCTCCCCCTCTCCTTTTCCGGAGAGGGGGCCAGGGGGTGAGGCGAGACGTAAGAACGACTGTAAGCGCCTTTATAAACCAGCGGCGGCAAACATTCGGGACCATTATTTTGTCTTTCTACATAAGAATGATTCTTATCTGGGTGGCATTCCCTACTTTTGAGCCCGACAACCAGCCGCCGCTGAAACGGCGGGCCTGACCGTCCGGCCGCCACGCGCTGGCGGTGACTCTAAAGTATTCCCAGCGTTCCGTTTACATCTTCTTAAACAACCCCATGGCGCACGAACAAAAGGGGCACGCCCCCGAAAACAACACCACCGAGTATTTCATGAACGACACCTCCGTGGCGAAGTGTCCGTTCCTGAACGGGGAGCTGAAGCAGGCGGCCGGCAGCGGCACCCGCAACCGCGACTGGTGGCCCAATCAGCTCCGCCTCAACATCCTGCGGCAGCACTCCACCCTGTCGGACCCGATGGACCCGGACTTCAACTACGTGGAAGAGTTCAAGAAGCTCGACCTGAACGCCGTGAAGCAGGATTTGTTCGAGCTGATGACCACCTCCCAGGACTGGTGGCCCGCCGACTACGGCCACTACGGCCCGTTCTTTATCCGCATGGCCTGGCACTCGGCCGGCACGTACCGCATTGCCGACGGCCGCGGCGGTGCCGGCTCGGGCATGCAGCGTTTCGCTCCGCTCAACAGCTGGCCCGATAATGCTAACCTCGACAAGGCCCGCCTGCTGCTGTGGCCCGTGAAGCAGAAATACGGCCGTCAGATTTCCTGGGCCGACCTCATGATTCTGGCTGGCAACTGTGCTTTGGAGTCGATGGGCTTCAAGCCGTTCGGCTACTCGGGTGGCCGCGCCGACGTGTGGGAGCCGCTGGACGAAATCTACTGGGGCTCGGAGAAAGAGTGGCTGGGCGGCGACCTGCGCTACTCCGGCGACCGGCAGCTGGAAAAGCCGCTGGCGGCCGTGCAGATGGGCCTCATCTACGTGAATCCCGAAGGCCCCAACGGTAACCCCGACCCCATGGGCTCGGCTCGCGACATCCGCGAAACCTTCGGCCGCATGGCCATGAACGACGAGGAAACCGTGGCTCTGATTGCCGGCGGCCACACCTTCGGCAAAACCCACGGCGCCGCCGACCCCGCTAAGTACATCAAGCACGAGCCCGCCGCTGCTGGCATTGCCGAGCAGAGCCAGGGCTGGCAGAACTCCTACGGCACTGGCAACGCCGGCGACACCATCACCAGCGGCCTGGAAGGTGCCTGGACGTCCACGCCCGCGCAGTGGAGCCACGACTACTTCAAATTCCTGTTTGAGTTTGAGTGGGAGCTGACCAAGAGCCCCGCCGGTGCCCACCAGTGGAAGCCAAAGAACAACGCGGGCGAAGGCCTGATTCCGGACGCCCACGACCCCGAGAAGAAGCACGCCCCGTTCATGCTCACCTCCGACCTAGCCCTGCGCGTAGACCCCATCTACGAGAAGATTTCGCGCCGCTTCCTCGAAAACCCCGAGGAGTTTGCCGATGCCTTCAGCCGCGCCTGGTTTAAGCTCACCCACCGCGACATGGGCCCCATTTCGCGCTACGTGGGCCCCGAGGTACCCGCCGAGGAGCTGATCTGGCAGGACCCGCTGCCGAAAGCCGACTACGCCCCGATTGACGAGGCCGATGTGGCTATGTTGAAAGACGCGCTGGCCAACTCGGGCCTGACGGTGGCCGAGCTGGTGCGCACGGCCTGGGCTTCGGCCTCCACGTTCCGCGGCTCCGACAAGCGTGGCGGTGCCAACGGTGCCCGCATCCGCCTGATTCCGCAGAAGTACTGGACCGCCAACAACCCCGCCGAGCTGGACAAAGTGCTGGATAAGCTCACGGCCATTCAGCAGGAGTTCAACGCCAGCCAGACCGGCGGTAAGCAGGTTTCCCTGGCCGACCTGATCGTGCTGGGCGGCGGCGTCGGCATCGAGCTGGCGGCCCGCGCGGCGGGTCACGCGGTGGAGGTGCCCTTCGCCCCCGGCCGTACGGATGCCACTCAGGAGCAGACCGACGCTCAGTCGTTTGAGGCCCTGGAGCCCAGCGCCGAAGGCTTCCGCAACTACCTGGCCCAGCACCACGAGGCCGTGGCCGAAGCCATGCTCATCGACCGCGCCCAGCTGCTGACCCTCACGGCCCCCGAAATGACGGTGCTGGTAGGTGGCCTGCGCGTACTCGACGCCAACTACGACGGCTCGCGCCACGGTGTGTTCACCACCCGCCCCGGCCAGCTCACCAACGACTACTTCGTGAACCTGCTGGACATGGGCACCACTTGGCGCGCCACCTCCGAGGCTGACGAACTGTTCGAGGGCCTCGACCGCAAAACCCGCCAGGTGAAGTGGACCGGCACCCGCGTCGACCTCATCTTCGGCTCGAACACGGAGCTGCGCGCCATTGCCGAAGTCTACGGTACTAACGACGCCCAACCCAAGTTCCTGCGCGACTTCGTAGCTGCCTGGACCAAAGTGATGAACCTGGACCGTTTCGACCTGCACCAGAACTAATAATTTCCCAGACCACCAGTTGGTCATATTCAACAAGCCCCGTCCGAAGCCATAGGCTTTGGGCGGGGCTTGTTTGGTTTACTTGCCTATGTAACCTTCGTGAAATGCCCCGGTTCCTTTGGCATCCAGTCTGCCGACGATTACTTCAACAGAACTCCTTGATAATTCAAAACCGGGCCTCAGGTGATAATGCTCTTTTGCCCCGACCGGCAAATATTTGTCGGCTACTTTTTCCTGGTCGAGCTCAGCTATTTCTATAAGGAGTTTCGCCAGAGACTTAAGTCCTTCGGGGCTTCCGTGTATCAGAACCTCACTCCACTTTTCTGTTTTTCCCTCATACTTCTCTTCGTTGTAAAAGACGGATATTTCTAAGTCTCCTTTGATTTCGTTGCCTTTTGTCTGTTTGTAGTCCATTGTTATTGTGCTGTCATGTTAGCTTTCGAGGGCGGGGCTGGGGATTAAGGAAATAGGAAAGCCGCCGGGTGGCGTAGCGCCAAGCCTTTGCTTCGCGTATCGTACATACCTGCGTTTTCAAGATAAGCTACCATTTGCTGATTGCCGTTCAACAAAGTGCGAAGCAAAAGCTTCGCGCTACATTCGCCCTCATGCCTCGTTTCTCTCTCGCTTCCCTTCTCCTGCTGCTAGTCACAGCCTGCGTGCCGTTGGGTACGCCCATCACCGACCCCAACGCCGCCCGCCGGCCCGCTACGCCTGGCCAAGCCACCGCGCCGCCCGAGTACTACGCCGACAAAACCCTGCGCTACCAGGACTACACCTACGACCCCAACGTGCGCAGCGTGCAGTGCTACGTGCAGTCGGGCAGCATCAACGAAATCTTCACGCCGCCGGTGGTGCCCATCAGCCAGGAGCAGCCCATTGCCCTGGAGTTTGATGTGCTCGGCGACCAGAGCCAGCGCCTCACGGCCAAGCTCGTGCACTGCGACCTGGACTGGAAGCCGTCTATTCTCACGGATATCCAGTTTCTGAACGAGATAAACGAGATTCTCATCACCAACTACCGCACCTCCGTCAACACCAAGGTGCCCTACTACCACTACCGGATGCAGGTGCCGCGCGTGAAGCTGAGCGGCAACTACCTGCTGGTGGTGCAAAGCCCCGGCGGCACGCCGCTGCTCAGCCGCCGCCTGCTGGTGTACGACAACAGCGTGCAGATTTCGATGAAGCAGGGCATTCCGGTGGCGGGGCAGGAGCGCTATACTCTGCAGCAGATTGATTTTGGCATCCGCTACAACATGCAGCTCGTGAACCCGGCCCAGGAGGTGAAGGTGGTGCTGCGCCAGAACTTCCGCTGGGACAACGCCAAGTACAACCTGCGCCCCACCTTCGTGCGCGACATCGACCGGCAGCTCGACTACCAGTATTTCAACTTCGAAAACGCCTTTCCGGCCTTGAGCGAGTTCCGCTTCTTCGACCTGCGCACGTTCCGCAGCCTGGGCATCGGGGTGGCGCAGCTGGATGCCGAAGCCTCGCCCCGGCAAGCGCTGCTGCAACTCGACGGCTCCCGCAACGGCCAGGCCTACACCCAGCTCGACGACATCAACGGCCAGCGCGTGATTGAGAGCCGCGAGTACGGCAACGGCGCCACCAACGCCGACTACCTAGACGTGACGTTTCAGTTGAAGGCCGAGCAGCCCGCCGCCGGCCCCGTGTATGTGCTGGGCGCCCTCACAGACTGGCAGCTCAAAGACGAGTTCCGGCTGACCTACGACGCCGCCAACCAGCGCTACACCGGCCACGCGCTGCTCAAGCAGGGCTACTATAACTACGTGTACGCCACCCAAACCCCGCAGGGCCCCAACAGCGTGGTGTTGGAAGGCAGCCACCAGGAAACCGAAAACCAGTACGACCTGCTGGTGTATTACCGCCCGCCGGGCACCCGCGCCGACCTGCTCATCGGCTACCAGAGCCTCGACGTGAACCGCCGCCGGCCGTGAGGCAGCACCGACCGAACTCAGTCGAAACAGGTGAGGCTGCGTAAAACTGCAGTTCTGAACCTATTGCGCTCTGCTGAGCCTGCCGTTGCATGTCGCACTACAACCTGATCCTGGTAATCCTGGGCGTGGCCATTCTGGCCGTGGCTTGGCTGCCGTCGTTGCTGAAAAAATTTCCACTCTCGTACCCGATTCTGTTTGTGGGGTTGGGGGCGCTGGTGTTCTGGTTGCCGCTGGGTTTGCCTAACCCCGACCCCGTGGCCAACTCCGGTTTCGCCATGCACCTCACCGAAATCTGCGTGACGGTGGCCCTAACCGGCACCGGCCTCAAGATTGACCGCAAGTTTTCGTTGATGCGCTGGCGGGCACCGCTGCAACTGGTGATGGTGCTCATGACCATCACTATTGGCGTGTTTGCGGTGGTAGCTTGGCGGTTGGGCGGCATGCTGCCTGCCTCGGCCGTGCTGCTGGCTGCCACGCTGGCCCCCACCGACCCCGTGCTGGCCGGCGACGTGCAAGTGGGCAAACCCGGCGAAGGCCGCGAAGACAACGTGCGTTTCGCCCTTACCGGCGAGGCCGGCCTCAACGATGGGCTGGCGTTTCCGTTCGTGTATCTAGCCATTGTGCTGCTGCCGCTGGCCGCAGTGCCTATGGCCGAGCGCCTGCTCCACTGGGCCTGGATGGATGTGGGCTACCGCATAGCGGTAGGCGTAGGGGCAGGCTGGCTGGCAGGGCGGGTGTTGTCGTTTCTGATATTTGATTTGCCGCACCGCGTCCGTATCAACCCCGAGGCCTACGGGTTTGTGGCTTTGGCCGTCACGCTCACGGCCTATGGCGTCACGGAGCTTGTGCATGGCTATGGGTTCCTGGCTGTATTTGTGGCGGCTGTTACGTTGCGGGCGCATGAGCGCAGCCACGAATACCACACCGAGATGCACGAATTCACAGACCAGATAGAACGGCTGCTTATTGTCGTGATTCTGATTCTGTTCGGGGGCGCTATTGTGCGCGGGTTGCTGGCTCCACTCACCTGGACCGGAGCCGCGCTGGGCCTGTTTCTGCTGCTGATTTTGCGGCCGATGGGCGGTATTCTTACCTTGGGCCGCAGTCGCGTATCGTGGCCCGAGCGGTTGGTGATTTCGTTTTTCGGGATTCGGGGCATTGGCTCCTTCTTCTATCTAGCCTACGCCATTCACAGCCATCATTTCGCTGATGCGCGGGAAATGTGGGCCATTACCGGCTTCACCGTGCTGACGTCGATTGTGCTGCATGGCGCCCTGGCCACGCCCGTAATGGACTGGCTGGACCGCCGCCATGGCCGCCTTACAGCGGTGGAACTGGAAGAGCAACAAGAGGCGCGAGAAGGGGAGGCTGCGGAGCATGTGCGCTGAATCGGCACGGAATTCGGTAAGCAAGCTGGCGTAGCGTAACCTTTGTCCTGAGGAGGTTCGTTGCAGGTATATATTCTCCCGCCGCCTCCCTTTCCCAAGTTCATTCTTCTCTCATGCACACAACCCTCTCGCATATTCTGTACGCCAGCTCCGCCCTGGCTCTGTTGCCCCTGGCCGATTCTCATCCGGTGGCCACTCCGGCCGCTTCTGCTCCGGCTGCTGTAGCGCTGCCCGTACAGGGCGCCCAGCCCGATCCGCAGGTAATTGCCCAGTTCGGCCTGCTCGACAACGCCAAGCTGCAGGCTTACATTGACCAGAAGGGCATGCAGATGGGCCGTATTTCCGACCGCCCCGCCGACGTGAAAGGCTTCACGGTGGTCGATTCGCCCATCATCAACGCCTTTGCCACCCCCGACGGCCACGTGTACTTCACCCGCGGCATTCTGGCCCACTTCAACAATGAGGCCCAGTTCAGCGGGGTGCTCGGCCACGAAATCGGGCACATCACGGCCCGCCACGGCCAGAAGCAGCAGACGCGTTCCACCATTGCCAACGGCGCCCTGATTCTGGGCTCCATTCTCTCGAAGCGGGTGGCCTCCATTGCCCAGCCGGCTTCGCAGGTAGTGGGGCTGGGGCTGCTGAAATATGGCCGCGACGACGAAACCGAATCCGACCAACTGGGCGTGAAGTATTCCAGCAAAATCGGCTACGACCCGGCTTCGATGGCCGATTTCTTCCTGACTCTCTCGCGCACCGAGCAGAGCAGCGGCGCGGCCACCGTGCCCACTTTCCTGTCGTCGCACCCCAACTCCGCCGACCGTTACTCCAACGTGAAAAAGCTAGCTGCCCAGGCCGAGCAGCAGGCAGGCCGCCAGTTGGCCGTGAACCGCGACCAGTACCTGCGCCTGATTGAGGGCCTGCCCTACGGCGACAACCCGCGCGAAGGCTACGTGGAAAACAGCGTGTTCTACCACCCCGACCTGAAGTTCCAGTTCCCGATTCCGCAGGGCTGGAAGTCGCAGAACTCACC
Proteins encoded in this region:
- a CDS encoding DUF4279 domain-containing protein, whose translation is MEVELVEQLPKLEGIVVKQDIGRATVYVAVKGEPFYIGVEFDIAGAIEINAVLTEPRIGLSYLATSEEFDSEFLLSLTQLPPTEIIKKGDWFPNNQWRYSYSSLSYEATDAPGSFEDKLNEFLAYLEKDISGINALSRHTGADDLLVTVWHHISNGNFTQLYLTKGHVARLAKLGLSVTFDLYARGQALK
- the abc-f gene encoding ribosomal protection-like ABC-F family protein; translated protein: MISITDLDFHFGSRTLYDKASLHIKPKDKIGLIGLNGRGKSTLLRILVGEYKPDGGSISMSKDVSLGFLNQDLLSYDSHESILVVAMQAFSEALDLQKKIDAILVEFETNYTDDLVEKLADLQERFESLGGYTMQARTEEILEGLGFTTEELQRPLKLFSGGWRMRVMLAKILLQQPSLLLLDEPTNHLDLPSIKWIENYLAGYEGAVIIVSHDREFLDRTTNTTVEVTGGKLVPYAGNYSFYLEEKEERNAIQKGAFENQQAQIKQAERFIERFKAKASKAKQAQSRVKALDKLERIEDVAGDDAKVNIKFNFTVTPGRHILRMEHVGKKYGEKLIFRDTHVHIERGDKIALIGANGKGKSTLMRLVAGQEAPTNGNHQMGHNVIMSFYAQHQLESLRIENEILQEMVEAGSRRSEMELRSVLGSFLFTGDEVYKKIKVLSGGEKSRVALAKTLISEANFLLLDEPTNHLDMQSVNILIQALDQYQGTYIVISHDRFFVENVANKIWYIEDFQLKEYPGTYAEYEQWQEDREKAAKKAGLPSPSAPKPLPKEEKKVEAAPAKTPSPDQKKALKELAEVEKKIDEREKELAVYEKQLADPQIYQNAAQLKDATLKFEQVKKELAQLNDRWEMLAEM
- the katG gene encoding catalase/peroxidase HPI, coding for MAHEQKGHAPENNTTEYFMNDTSVAKCPFLNGELKQAAGSGTRNRDWWPNQLRLNILRQHSTLSDPMDPDFNYVEEFKKLDLNAVKQDLFELMTTSQDWWPADYGHYGPFFIRMAWHSAGTYRIADGRGGAGSGMQRFAPLNSWPDNANLDKARLLLWPVKQKYGRQISWADLMILAGNCALESMGFKPFGYSGGRADVWEPLDEIYWGSEKEWLGGDLRYSGDRQLEKPLAAVQMGLIYVNPEGPNGNPDPMGSARDIRETFGRMAMNDEETVALIAGGHTFGKTHGAADPAKYIKHEPAAAGIAEQSQGWQNSYGTGNAGDTITSGLEGAWTSTPAQWSHDYFKFLFEFEWELTKSPAGAHQWKPKNNAGEGLIPDAHDPEKKHAPFMLTSDLALRVDPIYEKISRRFLENPEEFADAFSRAWFKLTHRDMGPISRYVGPEVPAEELIWQDPLPKADYAPIDEADVAMLKDALANSGLTVAELVRTAWASASTFRGSDKRGGANGARIRLIPQKYWTANNPAELDKVLDKLTAIQQEFNASQTGGKQVSLADLIVLGGGVGIELAARAAGHAVEVPFAPGRTDATQEQTDAQSFEALEPSAEGFRNYLAQHHEAVAEAMLIDRAQLLTLTAPEMTVLVGGLRVLDANYDGSRHGVFTTRPGQLTNDYFVNLLDMGTTWRATSEADELFEGLDRKTRQVKWTGTRVDLIFGSNTELRAIAEVYGTNDAQPKFLRDFVAAWTKVMNLDRFDLHQN
- a CDS encoding DUF5103 domain-containing protein → MPRFSLASLLLLLVTACVPLGTPITDPNAARRPATPGQATAPPEYYADKTLRYQDYTYDPNVRSVQCYVQSGSINEIFTPPVVPISQEQPIALEFDVLGDQSQRLTAKLVHCDLDWKPSILTDIQFLNEINEILITNYRTSVNTKVPYYHYRMQVPRVKLSGNYLLVVQSPGGTPLLSRRLLVYDNSVQISMKQGIPVAGQERYTLQQIDFGIRYNMQLVNPAQEVKVVLRQNFRWDNAKYNLRPTFVRDIDRQLDYQYFNFENAFPALSEFRFFDLRTFRSLGIGVAQLDAEASPRQALLQLDGSRNGQAYTQLDDINGQRVIESREYGNGATNADYLDVTFQLKAEQPAAGPVYVLGALTDWQLKDEFRLTYDAANQRYTGHALLKQGYYNYVYATQTPQGPNSVVLEGSHQETENQYDLLVYYRPPGTRADLLIGYQSLDVNRRRP
- a CDS encoding cation:proton antiporter — protein: MSHYNLILVILGVAILAVAWLPSLLKKFPLSYPILFVGLGALVFWLPLGLPNPDPVANSGFAMHLTEICVTVALTGTGLKIDRKFSLMRWRAPLQLVMVLMTITIGVFAVVAWRLGGMLPASAVLLAATLAPTDPVLAGDVQVGKPGEGREDNVRFALTGEAGLNDGLAFPFVYLAIVLLPLAAVPMAERLLHWAWMDVGYRIAVGVGAGWLAGRVLSFLIFDLPHRVRINPEAYGFVALAVTLTAYGVTELVHGYGFLAVFVAAVTLRAHERSHEYHTEMHEFTDQIERLLIVVILILFGGAIVRGLLAPLTWTGAALGLFLLLILRPMGGILTLGRSRVSWPERLVISFFGIRGIGSFFYLAYAIHSHHFADAREMWAITGFTVLTSIVLHGALATPVMDWLDRRHGRLTAVELEEQQEAREGEAAEHVR
- a CDS encoding M48 family metalloprotease, producing MHTTLSHILYASSALALLPLADSHPVATPAASAPAAVALPVQGAQPDPQVIAQFGLLDNAKLQAYIDQKGMQMGRISDRPADVKGFTVVDSPIINAFATPDGHVYFTRGILAHFNNEAQFSGVLGHEIGHITARHGQKQQTRSTIANGALILGSILSKRVASIAQPASQVVGLGLLKYGRDDETESDQLGVKYSSKIGYDPASMADFFLTLSRTEQSSGAATVPTFLSSHPNSADRYSNVKKLAAQAEQQAGRQLAVNRDQYLRLIEGLPYGDNPREGYVENSVFYHPDLKFQFPIPQGWKSQNSPSQFQMAEPNGKAVQILLPAGNKGLDETAQALSQQLKLQNAQAQKTTINGFPAMVIQGDQVGQDQQTGQQGITASTLTYLIQDSQTIYALVGLCGPGTLGTYGDTFQRTAQGFRRLTDAAKINRQPERIRIRTAKAGQTLASALAANGISSKRYEEMAILNGMKTTDKMTAGMLFKVVGK